Proteins encoded within one genomic window of Fragaria vesca subsp. vesca linkage group LG1, FraVesHawaii_1.0, whole genome shotgun sequence:
- the LOC101295080 gene encoding UDP-glycosyltransferase 74E1-like yields NGTSAPHNDDHDADDARSSYPELKFLVYHSGMPWALDIARQHGIDGAPFFTNSAAYVAIYQHFLQGALKIPSENDRSTTTLSLPSMPPLCFDDLPSFLRDFDSYPAYLQLALSQYSNIGTLKWLFICTFHKLEEEVLEWMRNQEWPVRTIGPTVPSMFLDKQLKDDKEYGLSMFKPNVELCMEWLDSRETSSVVYASFGSLASLKKEQIEELAWGLRDMNYNFMWAVRESEMEKLPSNFLEETSEKGLVVSWCPQLQVLAHKAVRCFVTHCGWNSVLEALSCGVPMVTMPHWADQATNAKFVEDVWNVGVRVKTNKNGIAIKEEITKCIQQVMEEEKGMKMIKASLRLKELAKEAVNVGGSSDKNIEEFVAELAQI; encoded by the exons AATGGTACTAGTGCTCCTCATAACGATGATCATGATGCTGATGATGCCCGCAGCAGCTACCCAGAACTGAAATTCTTGGTGTACCACTCAGGTATGCCATGGGCGTTGGATATAGCGCGACAACACGGCATAGATGGAGCTCCATTCTTCACAAACTCTGCTGCATACGTAGCCATCTACCAACACTTTCTTCAAGGAGCACTAAAGATTCCCTCAGAAAATGATCGGTCCACTACAACGTTATCACTGCCTTCCATGCCACCACTATGTTTCGATGATCTACCCTCATTTCTCCGTGATTTTGACTCCTATCCAGCTTACCTTCAACTTGCTCTCAGCCAATACTCCAATATCGGAACACTAAAATGGCTCTTCATTTGCACTTTCCATAAGTTGGAAGAGGAG GTACTGGAATGGATGAGAAATCAAGAGTGGCCGGTCCGGACCATAGGACCAACGGTTCCATCAATGTTTTTGGACAAACAGTTGAAGGATGACAAGGAATATGGCCTCAGTATGTTCAAACCTAATGTGGAGCTTTGTATGGAGTGGCTAGATTCTAGAGAAACTAGCTCCGTCGTTTATGCATCATTTGGAAGCTTGGCCAGTCTAAAAAAGGAGCAGATAGAGGAGCTAGCATGGGGACTGAGGGATATGAACTACAACTTCATGTGGGCGGTTAGAGAATCAGAAATGGAAAAACTTCCTAGTAATTTCTTAGAGGAGACATCAGAGAAGGGTTTGGTTGTGAGCTGGTGCCCTCAGCTACAAGTTCTGGCTCATAAAGCTGTGCGATGCTTTGTTACACATTGCGGATGGAATTCCGTTCTCGAAGCATTGAGCTGCGGAGTGCCAATGGTGACAATGCCACATTGGGCTGATCAAGCAACTAATGCCAAATTTGTTGAGGATGTGTGGAACGTAGGAGTCAGAGTGAAGACGAATAAGAATGGTATTGCTATAAAAGAAGAAATAACAAAGTGTATCCAGCAAGTTATGGAAGAGGAGAAGGGGATGAAGATGATAAAAGCTTCATTAAGGTTGAAAGAACTAGCTAAAGAGGCAGTCAATGTTGGAGGAAGTTCTGATAAGAACATTGAAGAATTTGTAGCAGAACTTGCGCAAATTTAA